One window of the Thamnophis elegans isolate rThaEle1 chromosome 6, rThaEle1.pri, whole genome shotgun sequence genome contains the following:
- the AMER2 gene encoding APC membrane recruitment protein 2, translating into MDAHCDGGEPTALGEQPPPPPSGKLNKTAFKLFKRRKSGSAMPSIFGVRSGGKSKSGEGGGGGQGTGMVRSKTHDGLAEVLEQESSRSEAPAAVESGRVAGSGAASVAAKEAVSSCSPAAAAGKSHSFFSLLRKNGRSDEGGKGERAKGRGGLKGLFSSMRWSRREKPGGGGKDDEAGEGSEGQPSPSILNTGSLTASLECIKEEVAPPGAPADAVRTPLVTKDGEQPASPLAPEVMPTPDLAPQPAPCGSGGGEELPGILLQEKEIHPESTVSDGEEIIQEDSAKTGCGDIIADQEDDAGSGGGSGGGGSERSAPGIVKAGPSKKPTGVVTYQGGGEEMASPEQVGGTQEFWDLLSHTEEKSQGTSGRMESPETSKGDKIVRRVQEGSANGKHIGLSQIPVHHQKEDQKNREKEQQEAIPSGDEGYWDSTTPGPEEDNTNSIQKEVIPRDSYSGDALYDLYTDPDENTATVTSAENITTVTSCKPLSPIATTCPVKTHTTSLKDSKIPISIKHFTSPHGSHGQDSSNSHHIVHHQATKSEIPRTKIPVSKVLVHRASYRSLAGTTGKTATYHENAKK; encoded by the exons ATGGACGCGCACTGCGATGGTGGCGAACCCACCGCGCTGGGggagcagccgccgccgccgccctcggGCAAGCTGAACAAAACCGCCTTCAAATTGTTTAAGCGGAGGAAATCCGGGAGCGCCATGCCAAGCATCTTCGGTGTGAGGAGCGGCGGCAAAAGCAAAAGCggcgaaggcggcggcggcgggcagGGAACGGGCATGGTGAGGAGCAAGACCCACGACGGCCTGGCCGAGGTGCTGGAGCAGGAGAGCAGCAGGAGCGAGGCTCCAGCGGCTGTCGAGAGCGGCCGTGTAGCGGGTAGCGGGGCCGCCTCTGTGGCCGCTAAGGAAGCCGTCTCTTCCTGCTCGCCCGCGGCCGCAGCGGGCAAGTCGCACAGCTTCTTCTCGCTGTTGCGCAAAAACGGCCGCTCCGACGAAGGCGGCAAAGGCGAGCGAGCCAAAGGGCGCGGGGGCCTCAAAGGGCTCTTCAGCAGCATGCGGTGGTCCCGCCGGGAGAAGCCGGGCGGCGGGGGGAAGGACGACGAGGCCGGCGAGGGCTCCGAAGGCCAGCCCAGTCCCAGCATCCTCAACACGGGCTCCCTCACGGCCAGCCTGGAGTGTATCAAAGAGGAGGTAGCGCCGCCAGGAGCGCCCGCTGACGCTGTCCGGACTCCCCTGGTCACTAAGGATGGAGAACAGCCCGCAAGTCCCCTTGCCCCCGAGGTTATGCCCACCCCGGACCTGGCACCGCAGCCGGCCCCGTGTGGGTctggaggaggagaggagctTCCCGGGATTCTGCTCCAGGAGAAAGAGATCCATCCTGAATCCACCGTTAGTGATGGTGAAGAGATCATCCAGGAGGACTCGGCTAAAACAG GCTGTGGGGACATTATTGCTGACCAGGAAGATGACGCGGGCAGCGGCGGTGGCAGTGGTGGAGGTGGAAGTGAGAGGAGTGCCCCTGGGATTGTCAAAGCTGGGCCCTCCAAGAAGCCTACCGGCGTGGTGACTTaccagggaggaggagaggagatggCCAGCCCTGAACAGGTGGGAGgtactcaggaattctgggatttattGTCGCACACTGAAGAGAAATCACAGGGGACATCAGGAAGGATGGAATCCCCTGAGACCTCCAAAGGTGATAAGATTGTCAGGAGAGTTCAGGAAGGGTCAGCAAATGGAAAGCACATTGGTCTTAGCCAGATTCCAGTTCACCACCAAaaagaagaccagaaaaatagagaaaaggagcAGCAAGAAGCCATCCCCAGCGGTGATGAGGGCTATTGGGATTCTACTACACCTGGACCTGAAGAAGACAATACTAATAGTATTCAGAAAGAGGTAATTCCCAGAGACAGCTACAGTGGGGATGCTCTCTATGATCTGTATACTGATCCAGATGAAAACACAGCAACTGTGACTTCTGCAGAAAATATCACCACAGTGACTTCTTGCAAGCCATTATCTCCGATAGCAACTACTTGTCCAGTCAAAACCCATACAACTTCACTCAAGGATTCCAAGATACCCATCAGTATCAAGCATTTTACATCGCCACATGGTAGCCATGGCCAGGATTCCAGTAATAGCCATCATATTGTACACCACCAGGCTACCAAAAGTGAGATCCCTAGAACAAAAATCCCTGTTTCAAAAGTGCTTGTACACCGAGCCAGTTACCGAAGCTTAGCAGGGACAACAGGTAAAACAGCCACATATCATGAAAATgccaaaaaataa